A single window of Anaerocolumna chitinilytica DNA harbors:
- a CDS encoding sugar transferase: MYLYIKRILDFLLALIGGVLLSPMFMVLILAIKLDSSGPVLFTQKRVGKNKKYFNILKFRTMRIDTPQDRPTHLLENPEKYITKIGYILRKTSLDELPQIWNILIGDMSIIGPRPALWNQYDLIEERDKYGANNIRPGLTGWAQINGRDELLIPNKAKLDGVYIKKISFLFDCKCFFGTFLSVVKHKGVIEGGTGKLKLIETEMAATKEITMTKE; encoded by the coding sequence ATGTATTTATACATTAAACGAATTTTAGATTTTTTATTAGCACTTATTGGAGGGGTTTTACTTTCGCCAATGTTTATGGTGTTGATATTGGCAATTAAATTAGATTCAAGTGGTCCAGTTCTATTTACACAAAAGCGTGTTGGGAAGAACAAGAAATATTTTAATATATTAAAATTTCGAACAATGCGAATTGATACACCACAAGATAGACCTACTCATTTACTTGAAAATCCTGAGAAGTATATTACTAAAATTGGCTATATACTAAGAAAAACCAGTTTAGATGAATTACCTCAGATATGGAATATCCTAATTGGGGATATGAGTATTATTGGACCTAGACCTGCACTATGGAATCAATATGATTTAATTGAGGAACGTGATAAATACGGAGCTAATAATATCCGCCCAGGTCTTACTGGTTGGGCTCAGATTAACGGCAGAGATGAACTTTTAATACCAAATAAAGCTAAATTAGATGGAGTGTATATAAAAAAAATAAGTTTTTTATTTGATTGTAAGTGCTTTTTTGGAACGTTCTTAAGTGTTGTAAAGCACAAGGGTGTTATCGAAGGTGGTACTGGTAAGTTGAAACTTATAGAAACTGAAATGGCAGCTACGAAAGAAATTACAATGACGAAGGAATAG
- a CDS encoding NAD-dependent epimerase/dehydratase family protein, with protein MKKVLITGANSYIGTSFEKWMQQWLNQYIIDTVDMIDGKWREKDFSMYDIVVHVAGIAHVDIKKATNEIKELYFRVNRDLAIETAVKAKKDGVKQFIFISSIIVYGDSSQFNKCRIIDQDTIPHPSNFYGESKLQAENVINEMQCETFRVAIIRPPIIYGKGSKGNYTILAKYACKFPIFPNVENQRSMLYIDNLCELIHMIIDNEDCGLFFPQNEEYIKTSELVKRIAEVHGNKIILTKLFNPFLYFFSFKIQIINKVFGSLVYDKGMSNYSRKYQVYNLDESIIKTEK; from the coding sequence ATGAAAAAAGTATTAATTACAGGTGCAAATAGCTATATAGGGACATCTTTTGAGAAATGGATGCAGCAATGGCTTAATCAATACATAATTGACACTGTTGACATGATTGATGGTAAATGGCGTGAAAAAGACTTTTCTATGTATGATATAGTGGTTCATGTAGCAGGAATAGCCCATGTTGATATAAAAAAAGCAACAAATGAAATTAAAGAACTATATTTTAGAGTTAATCGGGACCTGGCAATAGAAACTGCTGTAAAAGCAAAAAAAGATGGAGTTAAACAATTCATTTTTATAAGTAGTATAATTGTGTATGGAGATAGTAGTCAATTTAATAAGTGTAGAATAATTGATCAAGATACAATACCTCATCCTTCCAATTTTTATGGTGAGAGTAAACTACAAGCTGAAAACGTAATTAATGAAATGCAATGTGAAACCTTTAGAGTTGCAATTATTAGACCACCTATAATCTATGGGAAAGGTTCAAAAGGTAATTATACTATTCTAGCAAAATATGCGTGCAAATTTCCGATATTCCCCAATGTTGAGAATCAAAGAAGTATGCTTTATATTGATAATCTTTGTGAACTTATCCATATGATTATAGATAATGAAGATTGTGGATTATTCTTTCCACAAAATGAAGAATATATCAAAACTAGTGAATTAGTTAAAAGGATAGCAGAGGTGCATGGTAATAAAATAATATTAACCAAATTGTTTAATCCATTCCTATACTTTTTTAGTTTTAAAATTCAGATTATTAATAAAGTATTCGGAAGTTTGGTTTATGATAAAGGTATGAGTAATTATTCAAGAAAATATCAAGTGTATAATTTGGATGAGTCAATTATAAAAACGGAAAAATAG
- a CDS encoding O-antigen ligase family protein, which yields MAANKKYNKNHQSTIQDNSKFYLLPLVIILSILPLIMRLHNTKVPDLSMYNWAPISNGDIDIFLYYKQVFFTFCVFVMLLIIISKIIKGYKIFALPKILIPISIYCFLTILSTIFSPYKSAGLFSIFDQHESVFTIIGYIICLCYCYMFVKTQDDLKFILKYFFISVMILNLLGLLQISSHDLFSTDFGKKLFLPSSEWNNLDAFTMVFEKNRVFLTLFNPNYVGVYVSLIIPLILCLLITEKTLKYIFFYIVALIGMILCFIGSGSKTAIISIAINVFLIIIFFRKHIFSKKKYMFPVLGIILLFVCFITISHWQTIKNIIQVQKSSYIVSDIKTDKDLEILYNGSLLKINYTVTDTNYNISITDNNNNPISYTADPSNILNITDERFSGVQLQMIKYDDKLCLQINMNDKTWYFTNQLPDGNFHIINNYGKYDIIKKADSAIFTNYEGFASGRGYIWSRTLPILKKYILLGAGANYYTFAFPQQDYLGLKNAGFDGQLLTKPHSLFLQIAVQSGVLALLAFITYFILYIIWSFKLYWKSSFNDIYTRTGIAIFLAVIGFLISGISNDSSIGVSPVFWVLTGLGLAINHKNSQTIHP from the coding sequence ATGGCAGCAAATAAGAAATATAATAAAAATCATCAAAGTACTATACAAGATAACAGTAAATTTTATTTATTACCTTTAGTCATAATATTATCTATATTACCTCTCATTATGAGATTACATAATACAAAAGTTCCAGACTTATCAATGTATAATTGGGCTCCAATCTCAAATGGGGATATTGATATTTTTTTGTATTACAAGCAAGTTTTTTTTACTTTTTGTGTTTTCGTTATGTTACTCATTATTATAAGTAAAATCATTAAAGGTTATAAGATTTTTGCCTTACCTAAAATATTGATTCCTATATCAATTTATTGTTTTTTAACAATCTTATCTACTATATTTTCTCCCTATAAATCAGCTGGATTATTTAGTATCTTTGATCAACACGAATCAGTATTTACAATAATTGGTTATATTATATGCCTATGTTATTGTTACATGTTTGTTAAAACACAAGACGATCTAAAATTTATTCTCAAGTATTTTTTTATTAGTGTAATGATTTTAAATTTACTAGGACTTTTACAAATTAGTAGTCACGATTTGTTTTCAACTGATTTTGGTAAGAAACTATTTCTGCCATCCAGTGAATGGAATAATCTAGATGCTTTCACGATGGTATTTGAAAAGAATCGTGTTTTTCTTACTTTATTTAATCCAAATTACGTTGGTGTATATGTATCGTTGATAATACCATTAATATTATGTCTACTTATTACTGAGAAAACCTTAAAATATATATTTTTTTATATTGTGGCTTTGATAGGTATGATTTTATGTTTCATAGGATCCGGTTCCAAAACTGCAATAATATCAATTGCGATAAATGTTTTTTTAATTATAATATTTTTTAGGAAACATATATTTAGTAAAAAGAAATATATGTTTCCTGTCTTAGGAATTATATTACTTTTTGTATGTTTTATTACAATATCACATTGGCAAACAATAAAAAATATAATCCAAGTACAGAAAAGTAGTTATATTGTTTCAGATATAAAGACTGATAAAGATTTAGAAATATTATATAATGGTTCTTTATTAAAAATAAATTATACAGTTACTGATACCAATTATAATATTAGTATTACTGATAATAATAATAACCCTATTTCATATACAGCTGACCCTTCTAATATATTAAATATAACAGATGAACGATTTTCAGGAGTTCAGCTTCAAATGATAAAGTACGATGATAAATTATGCTTACAAATAAATATGAATGATAAGACTTGGTATTTTACAAATCAACTTCCTGATGGTAACTTTCACATTATTAATAATTATGGTAAATATGATATCATCAAAAAAGCTGACTCTGCAATCTTTACCAATTATGAAGGTTTCGCTTCTGGACGAGGTTACATCTGGTCTAGAACTTTACCTATACTAAAAAAATACATTCTTTTAGGAGCAGGTGCCAATTACTATACCTTTGCATTTCCTCAACAAGATTATCTTGGTTTAAAAAATGCTGGATTTGATGGACAATTGCTTACAAAGCCTCATAGCCTATTCCTTCAAATTGCTGTGCAGTCAGGTGTTTTAGCTTTACTAGCTTTTATTACTTATTTTATTCTATATATTATATGGAGTTTTAAACTATATTGGAAATCTTCTTTTAATGATATCTATACACGAACTGGTATAGCGATTTTTCTTGCAGTTATAGGTTTTTTAATTTCAGGGATAAGCAATGATTCAAGCATAGGAGTTTCTCCTGTCTTTTGGGTTTTAACAGGATTAGGACTAGCTATCAATCATAAAAATTCACAAACCATACATCCTTAA
- a CDS encoding ABC transporter ATP-binding protein, which produces MKVAVEVKNVSMRFNLASQKVDNLKEYFIKFVKRQLKYTEFWALRDVNLTIEKGDRLGILGLNGAGKSTLLKIIAGVLKPTEGSISVKGKIAPLLELGAGFEPEYTGAENIYLYGAVLGYPREFISEKYDEIIAFSELGKFIDVPLKNYSSGMKSRLGFAIATIVEPDVLILDEVLAVGDAKFKKKCEAKIQSMFDKGVTVLFVSHSLAQVQKICNKAILLEKGEIIASGEIADVSRIYEEKTS; this is translated from the coding sequence ATGAAAGTAGCAGTAGAAGTAAAAAATGTAAGCATGCGGTTTAATCTGGCTTCTCAGAAGGTGGATAACCTAAAAGAATATTTTATAAAATTTGTAAAGCGTCAATTAAAGTATACAGAGTTTTGGGCACTGCGTGATGTAAATCTAACGATTGAAAAAGGTGACCGCCTTGGAATACTAGGCTTAAATGGAGCAGGAAAGAGTACACTCCTAAAGATCATTGCAGGTGTATTAAAGCCTACAGAAGGCAGTATCTCTGTAAAGGGAAAGATAGCCCCTTTGCTGGAATTAGGAGCCGGTTTTGAACCGGAATATACCGGTGCTGAGAACATCTATCTCTATGGAGCGGTATTAGGGTATCCAAGAGAATTTATATCAGAGAAATATGATGAAATCATAGCATTTTCCGAGCTTGGTAAATTCATCGATGTACCGCTGAAGAATTATTCCTCCGGTATGAAATCAAGATTAGGATTTGCGATTGCAACTATTGTTGAACCGGATGTGTTGATTCTTGACGAGGTTTTAGCAGTTGGTGATGCTAAGTTTAAGAAGAAATGTGAAGCAAAGATTCAGTCTATGTTTGACAAAGGTGTTACAGTGCTCTTTGTATCTCATTCATTGGCTCAGGTACAAAAGATCTGTAATAAGGCGATTCTTTTGGAAAAGGGTGAGATTATCGCTTCTGGAGAAATTGCGGATGTGAGCAGGATTTATGAGGAGAAGACGAGTTAG
- a CDS encoding GumC family protein yields MYKEFSLRHFIEIFLKGKWIISVITIISIVICGMYSFIFVKPAYNATTVLSTNPIQKVQNNNSSDEISEMIGSLGQYPDMTVETYKEQFLNPTVLGETINELNLTDKNGKHISLSNLASKVTVSIVNGTNLIKVIVNYNNYETAANIANKLSEKFITYISNNSKKLGEQASNVIEAQMEDEEKKLEEQAEIVQKYLASAPDVDQMKLEIEALNKQITDYKGQLNNVEKQIVADNNTLQTIKKQTNLDVKIDLSDTINFNIPLDKDITEDSKNSSEDSKDTSDVSNNSDQDEEKSNTELQLGIEDANKLQEAIITVKITEIETRLLQNISQRAALKEKTTGMAKDLEELQSTLAKEQYKYNAIKRNYDLAEQTYNAYLERHKESIITAASNIGESAIIISSPAVSSDIPVGKSKLFYIALGGVFGIILGVLIVLFDDYWKMSKLKI; encoded by the coding sequence ATGTACAAAGAGTTTAGTTTAAGGCATTTTATAGAAATATTTTTGAAGGGAAAATGGATTATTTCTGTTATTACGATTATTTCAATTGTTATTTGTGGAATGTACAGTTTCATTTTTGTAAAGCCAGCATATAATGCAACTACAGTATTATCGACAAATCCAATCCAAAAAGTGCAGAATAATAATTCGTCTGATGAAATTTCAGAAATGATAGGTTCTCTTGGTCAATATCCAGATATGACTGTTGAAACTTATAAGGAACAATTTTTAAATCCTACTGTTTTAGGAGAAACTATAAATGAATTAAATCTAACTGATAAAAATGGTAAGCATATATCGCTGAGTAATTTAGCGAGTAAGGTTACAGTGAGCATTGTGAATGGGACTAATCTTATAAAAGTTATTGTAAACTATAATAATTATGAAACAGCTGCTAATATTGCTAATAAACTTTCAGAAAAATTTATTACATATATCTCAAATAATTCAAAAAAGTTGGGTGAGCAAGCCTCTAACGTTATTGAAGCACAGATGGAAGATGAGGAAAAAAAGCTTGAAGAACAAGCCGAGATAGTCCAGAAATACCTTGCTTCTGCTCCTGATGTTGACCAAATGAAACTTGAAATAGAAGCATTGAATAAACAAATAACAGATTATAAGGGACAATTAAATAATGTTGAAAAGCAAATAGTAGCTGATAATAATACGCTGCAAACAATAAAGAAACAGACAAATTTGGATGTAAAAATTGATTTAAGCGATACTATTAATTTTAATATACCTTTAGATAAAGATATTACTGAGGATAGTAAAAATTCTTCTGAAGACAGTAAAGATACGTCTGATGTTAGCAATAATTCTGACCAAGACGAAGAGAAATCCAATACTGAATTGCAATTAGGTATTGAGGATGCAAATAAGCTTCAAGAAGCTATAATTACAGTAAAAATAACTGAAATTGAAACTAGATTATTACAAAATATATCTCAAAGGGCTGCTTTGAAAGAAAAAACAACTGGAATGGCAAAGGATTTGGAAGAACTTCAGTCTACATTAGCAAAAGAGCAATATAAATACAATGCTATAAAAAGAAATTATGATTTGGCTGAACAAACTTATAATGCATATCTAGAACGTCATAAAGAATCAATAATTACAGCTGCTTCAAATATTGGAGAATCTGCAATTATTATATCGTCACCAGCTGTATCATCAGATATACCAGTGGGTAAAAGTAAGTTATTTTATATTGCACTTGGAGGAGTGTTTGGGATAATTTTGGGAGTATTAATTGTTTTATTTGATGATTATTGGAAAATGAGTAAATTGAAAATATAA
- a CDS encoding glycosyltransferase family 4 protein encodes MKKVLMTASVASMIDLFNKNNIDILQNDLGYKVDVACNFHHGSITSQERVNEYRNELETIGVKTYHVPIPRSLMGIKDIIKSYHLLKEISQVNKYDIIHCHSPIGGVIARLACRKQRKNGTKIVYTAHGFHFFNGSSIKSWMLYYPIERFCARYTDCLITINKEDYLRACKFRAKKVEYVPGIGIKTNEYHSKFDRVTKRQEFGIEIDDFLLINVGQLSKRKNQEILIKALANISNLRVKLLICGLGELEKYYKELIEKLHLENRVILTGYRGDVKNLLQISDCFLFPSLQEGLPVALMEAMAVGLPVVCSSIRGNIDLIDENGGYLIKTFDIKEYTEAIIKITEDENLCKKMGKYNENIIKEFDMNIVNNKMKYIYNDLAK; translated from the coding sequence ATGAAAAAAGTTTTAATGACAGCATCAGTTGCTTCTATGATTGATTTATTTAATAAGAATAATATAGATATTCTCCAAAATGATTTAGGATATAAAGTAGATGTAGCCTGTAATTTTCATCATGGAAGTATTACGAGCCAAGAGCGTGTAAATGAATATCGTAATGAGCTGGAAACTATTGGAGTAAAGACGTATCATGTTCCAATTCCGCGAAGTTTAATGGGAATTAAAGATATAATTAAGTCCTATCACTTATTAAAAGAAATATCTCAAGTAAATAAGTATGATATCATACATTGCCATTCACCAATTGGTGGTGTTATAGCTAGACTAGCATGCAGAAAGCAGAGAAAAAATGGAACAAAAATTGTATATACAGCCCATGGCTTTCATTTTTTTAATGGTTCATCAATTAAAAGCTGGATGCTCTATTACCCTATAGAAAGATTTTGTGCTAGATATACAGATTGCCTTATTACGATTAATAAAGAAGATTATTTGAGAGCATGCAAATTTAGAGCAAAAAAAGTTGAGTATGTACCAGGAATAGGGATAAAAACAAATGAATATCATTCTAAATTTGATAGGGTGACTAAAAGACAAGAATTTGGAATAGAAATTGATGATTTTTTGTTAATTAATGTAGGGCAGCTATCAAAAAGAAAAAATCAAGAAATATTAATAAAAGCATTGGCCAATATTTCGAATTTACGAGTAAAATTATTGATTTGTGGACTTGGTGAACTTGAAAAATATTATAAGGAGTTAATTGAGAAACTTCATCTTGAAAATAGAGTAATCTTAACAGGATACAGGGGTGATGTTAAAAATTTATTACAAATATCTGACTGTTTTTTATTTCCATCTTTACAGGAAGGACTACCAGTAGCTCTTATGGAAGCAATGGCAGTAGGGTTACCAGTTGTTTGTTCTAGTATTCGAGGTAATATCGATTTAATTGATGAAAATGGAGGTTATCTAATAAAAACCTTTGATATTAAGGAATATACAGAAGCAATTATTAAAATAACTGAAGACGAAAATCTATGTAAAAAGATGGGGAAATATAATGAAAATATAATTAAAGAGTTTGATATGAATATAGTAAATAATAAAATGAAATATATTTATAATGATTTAGCAAAATAA
- a CDS encoding transposase, translating to MSKNSTRYSEEFKQQIVDLYNSGSSVTYLSSEYGVSNITIYSWIKQLSPVKVSEKDELNLKDYGKMKKRIAELEMENKILKKLLLYS from the coding sequence ATGTCCAAGAACAGTACCCGTTATTCCGAAGAATTCAAACAACAGATTGTTGATCTGTATAATTCTGGTAGTTCAGTAACCTACTTGAGCAGTGAATATGGCGTCTCAAATATAACGATTTATAGTTGGATCAAGCAGCTATCTCCAGTGAAAGTATCAGAAAAAGATGAACTCAACTTAAAGGACTACGGGAAAATGAAAAAACGTATTGCTGAACTTGAAATGGAGAATAAAATCTTAAAAAAACTACTGCTATATTCGTAA
- a CDS encoding polysaccharide pyruvyl transferase family protein → MKAGVITFHSAHNFGASLQTWALQRVLKKNHIEAYVINYHPPIIDDLYNPLKGKEGIRKKLAELKLKYDNPRSLQRYKNYSHFIRKQFDLLGDYTDYQELAEASFDLDAYIVGSDQVWNSEHIGGFDPAYFLDFANPEKIKISYAASIGKDYLLPIYHERIKNSLKSFTALSVREKSAVKAVKELAGKPVDVVLDPTLLLPKEDYEVIKTVPSIKGKYIFVYMMEHNPEVIAFANRVSTATGLPIVQRRPGKLFKNEISSCYTSAPGDFLGLIENAEYVITNSFHGTVFSIIYETPFVSMLHSNTGSRTVDLLTSLELESHLLHSPEEFKDFEQFKIHEPEKLRKRILELREFSVSFLFDALNNNNIQTKVECPTDISKMDCYGCRACQEVCPVDAISMVPDKEGFLYPVADEKCINCGACSRACIRKHEHTVTYEKPYPKIYCAMNKEEAIRLNSSSGAIFPAAARYVIEEKQGAVVGVRYDNDMNAVSDIAYTMEEVKAFYGSKYVKSDFAGMFPKVKKLLEEGRTVLYSGLPCECAGLRSYLKKNYDNLIISEILCHASPSPKVFRQYIDYLNKKHGSKVTNLQFRNKSKGWLSTDASMVIDFANGKSITMNTRKNDYYRSFSKDYISRPCCSKCGFTHKNRVGDFTMGDFWGIKDIDPSMFDNKGASLLMVNNEKGEAFWNGIKDNFTWKESNVKDAFRKNHKKPNPYKPERMNFFGRLDKEPIDHLLESYNDLKK, encoded by the coding sequence GTGAAGGCTGGTGTCATTACATTTCATAGTGCCCATAATTTTGGAGCAAGTCTTCAGACCTGGGCTTTACAAAGGGTGCTTAAGAAAAATCACATTGAAGCATATGTGATTAATTATCATCCTCCTATTATTGATGATTTATACAATCCTTTAAAAGGGAAGGAAGGCATTCGTAAGAAGCTTGCTGAGCTTAAATTAAAATATGATAACCCACGAAGCCTTCAAAGATATAAGAACTATAGCCATTTTATTCGTAAACAATTCGATTTATTAGGGGATTATACGGATTATCAGGAACTTGCTGAAGCTTCCTTTGACTTGGATGCTTATATTGTTGGAAGTGACCAGGTGTGGAACAGTGAGCATATAGGCGGGTTTGACCCAGCCTATTTCCTGGATTTTGCGAACCCGGAAAAAATTAAGATATCTTATGCTGCCAGTATCGGAAAAGATTATCTATTACCTATATATCATGAAAGAATAAAAAATAGCTTAAAAAGCTTTACCGCATTATCAGTAAGAGAAAAGAGCGCAGTTAAGGCAGTCAAGGAATTAGCCGGGAAACCGGTAGATGTCGTACTGGACCCCACTCTTCTCTTACCGAAGGAAGATTATGAAGTTATTAAGACGGTTCCTTCCATTAAAGGAAAGTATATTTTCGTCTATATGATGGAGCATAATCCAGAGGTAATAGCTTTCGCCAATAGAGTATCTACTGCAACAGGGCTTCCCATTGTACAGAGAAGGCCTGGAAAGTTGTTTAAAAATGAAATTAGCAGTTGTTATACAAGTGCACCCGGTGATTTTCTTGGACTTATTGAGAATGCGGAATATGTAATCACAAATTCCTTCCATGGTACGGTGTTTTCTATCATATATGAAACACCTTTTGTTTCCATGCTTCATTCCAATACGGGTAGTAGAACGGTAGACTTACTTACTTCACTGGAATTGGAGTCACATCTGCTGCACAGTCCGGAAGAGTTTAAGGATTTTGAACAGTTCAAGATTCATGAACCGGAAAAGTTAAGAAAGAGAATACTGGAGTTAAGAGAGTTCTCTGTTTCATTTTTATTTGACGCTTTGAATAATAATAACATCCAAACTAAGGTTGAATGTCCTACGGATATCAGCAAAATGGATTGTTATGGCTGCAGGGCTTGCCAGGAAGTATGTCCTGTAGATGCTATTTCTATGGTACCTGATAAAGAAGGGTTCCTGTATCCAGTAGCAGATGAGAAATGCATTAATTGTGGTGCTTGCAGTAGAGCTTGTATCCGTAAGCATGAGCATACGGTAACTTATGAGAAGCCCTATCCTAAGATTTATTGTGCAATGAACAAAGAAGAGGCAATACGCCTTAACTCCTCCTCTGGTGCTATCTTCCCGGCAGCTGCCAGATATGTAATAGAAGAAAAGCAAGGTGCTGTTGTCGGTGTAAGATATGACAATGACATGAATGCGGTTTCGGACATTGCATATACCATGGAAGAGGTAAAGGCTTTCTATGGTTCCAAATATGTTAAGAGTGATTTTGCAGGTATGTTTCCTAAAGTAAAAAAACTTTTGGAAGAAGGAAGAACAGTTCTTTATTCCGGATTACCCTGTGAATGTGCAGGGCTGCGCTCTTATCTTAAGAAGAACTACGATAATTTAATCATAAGTGAGATTTTATGCCATGCATCGCCGTCTCCGAAGGTATTCCGTCAATATATAGATTACCTGAATAAAAAGCACGGTTCAAAGGTTACGAATCTGCAGTTTCGTAATAAGAGTAAAGGCTGGCTGAGTACAGATGCCAGCATGGTTATCGACTTTGCAAATGGTAAATCAATAACCATGAATACAAGAAAAAATGATTACTACAGATCATTTTCAAAGGATTATATTTCAAGACCCTGCTGCAGCAAGTGCGGTTTTACACATAAGAACCGTGTTGGAGATTTCACAATGGGAGATTTCTGGGGAATAAAAGATATTGATCCATCAATGTTTGATAACAAAGGTGCAAGTCTTCTCATGGTAAACAATGAGAAGGGAGAAGCTTTTTGGAATGGAATAAAGGATAACTTTACATGGAAAGAAAGCAATGTGAAAGATGCTTTTCGCAAGAACCACAAGAAACCTAATCCTTATAAGCCGGAACGCATGAACTTCTTTGGAAGGCTGGATAAAGAGCCTATTGATCATTTGTTAGAAAGCTATAATGACTTGAAAAAGTAA
- a CDS encoding ABC transporter permease — protein MIKHINNFKKYRFLLGELVKKGVTLKYRHSYLGILWTLIEPLLTMIVLTIVFGSLLHRSSDPTFPIYILSGRLMYSFFSNSTKVSMKSIRSHSSMIKKVYVPKYMYPLSSVLSDYITFLISLIVLVGVSIVLHVRPTLYLVEAVIPLLMLPVMCYGIGLILATFSVFFRDLEYIWSVALMLVMYTSAIFYPVERIIDNGYGWLLEINPLYNVIVNFRNAIFGQPLDMRALKLSAMFSIGFLIFGLIIFYKKQDEFILHV, from the coding sequence TTGATTAAGCATATTAATAATTTCAAAAAATATCGTTTCTTACTAGGTGAATTAGTAAAAAAGGGAGTAACCCTTAAATACAGGCATTCCTATTTGGGAATTTTATGGACATTAATCGAACCATTGTTAACTATGATAGTACTAACCATTGTATTCGGAAGCTTATTGCATCGAAGCAGTGACCCGACTTTTCCTATTTATATACTTTCAGGAAGATTAATGTATTCCTTCTTCTCAAATAGTACAAAGGTTTCCATGAAGTCAATCAGATCTCATAGCAGTATGATAAAGAAAGTGTATGTTCCGAAATACATGTATCCACTATCCAGTGTTTTAAGCGACTATATCACCTTCCTGATTTCACTGATTGTATTAGTAGGTGTTTCTATCGTACTTCATGTCAGACCGACTCTTTATTTAGTTGAGGCAGTTATTCCCTTATTAATGTTGCCGGTAATGTGCTATGGTATTGGATTGATTCTTGCTACCTTTTCAGTGTTCTTTAGAGATTTGGAGTATATCTGGTCTGTTGCACTAATGCTAGTTATGTATACCTCAGCTATCTTTTATCCCGTTGAAAGAATTATTGACAATGGATATGGCTGGCTGCTTGAGATAAATCCTCTCTATAATGTAATTGTTAATTTTAGAAATGCTATATTTGGTCAGCCTTTAGATATGCGGGCATTAAAATTATCTGCAATGTTCAGTATTGGATTCCTGATCTTCGGATTAATTATCTTTTACAAGAAGCAGGATGAATTTATATTGCACGTATAA
- a CDS encoding IS3 family transposase — translation MEADKLRAEIKKIWTDSKARYGALKIQKILTSQGKSISLKRVQRYITDLGIRSIVIKKF, via the coding sequence CTGGAAGCCGATAAACTTAGAGCAGAAATCAAGAAAATCTGGACTGATAGCAAAGCTAGATATGGTGCACTTAAAATTCAAAAGATACTAACCAGCCAGGGTAAATCCATTAGCCTAAAGCGAGTGCAACGTTATATAACTGATTTAGGAATTCGATCCATCGTTATTAAGAAGTTCTGA